One segment of Bacillus alkalisoli DNA contains the following:
- a CDS encoding SCO family protein, with translation MKKFYSLALLFIASLVLTACNEATIPDKTNWPLEDFSHINQDGEDFSLSNDVKGEVTVVNMIFTNCSTVCSPMTANMARLQRIAAEQDINIQLLSFSVDPEIDDPATLKEFGNKFDADYSNWSFITGYSQKYIEEYAMKNFKAIVVKPKNDPEVIHGTRVYLVNEEGVVVKSYDGLDVPYEEILEHAQILLNK, from the coding sequence TTGAAGAAATTTTATTCTTTGGCATTACTATTCATAGCTTCACTAGTGCTAACGGCATGTAACGAAGCAACAATACCTGACAAAACGAACTGGCCTTTAGAAGATTTTAGTCACATAAACCAAGATGGGGAGGACTTTAGTTTATCTAATGACGTAAAGGGAGAGGTAACAGTTGTAAATATGATTTTTACAAACTGTTCTACTGTATGTTCTCCCATGACAGCTAACATGGCTCGTTTACAAAGAATAGCTGCAGAACAAGACATTAATATTCAATTGCTTTCTTTCTCTGTTGATCCAGAAATTGATGACCCCGCCACTCTTAAAGAATTTGGAAACAAGTTTGATGCAGATTACTCCAATTGGAGCTTTATTACTGGCTACTCTCAAAAATATATCGAAGAATATGCAATGAAAAATTTCAAGGCCATCGTTGTAAAACCTAAAAATGACCCCGAAGTTATACACGGTACAAGGGTGTACTTAGTTAACGAAGAAGGTGTAGTAGTGAAAAGCTACGATGGACTTGATGTTCCATATGAAGAAATATTAGAACATGCACAAATATTATTAAATAAATAG
- a CDS encoding PCYCGC motif-containing (lipo)protein, with the protein MKKILFIFVSVFLLIGCSNTNNEAINDTADQHNHEKPSFMQGDIREKTDSLATLPNFLTNQSESIVTIYQAAANYEHVLEYIPCYCGCGTSVGHRNSYECFVHENIEDGSVVWDDHGTRCGVCLETAALSVSEFNKGTPLLEIREMIDTMYKEGYAKPTNTPMPPSN; encoded by the coding sequence TTGAAAAAGATACTATTTATTTTTGTTTCTGTTTTTCTTTTGATTGGTTGTTCTAATACTAACAATGAAGCAATAAACGATACAGCAGATCAACATAATCATGAAAAACCTTCCTTTATGCAAGGAGATATACGAGAGAAGACTGATTCATTAGCTACTTTACCTAACTTCCTAACAAACCAGTCAGAAAGCATAGTCACTATTTATCAAGCTGCTGCAAATTATGAACATGTTTTAGAGTATATTCCTTGTTACTGTGGCTGTGGAACTTCAGTTGGTCATCGAAACAGTTACGAATGCTTTGTACATGAAAACATTGAAGATGGCTCTGTAGTATGGGATGATCACGGTACTCGTTGTGGAGTCTGCTTAGAAACGGCAGCACTTTCTGTAAGCGAATTTAATAAAGGCACACCTCTTTTAGAAATACGAGAAATGATTGATACAATGTATAAAGAAGGCTATGCAAAACCAACGAATACACCAATGCCTCCATCTAATTAA
- a CDS encoding lysophospholipid acyltransferase family protein produces the protein MIRSIWWFIFFFSYVIYSLPKLKKVNNLSKDIPVEERDKLVHDTPKKWARALVELTKSTVTVTGQHHIPNGAVLFVSNHQGNFDVPILIGYLEKPLGFISKVEVKKIPLIPRWMEAMNCVFIDRSDRRKAIQSIRDGAQLLKNGHSLVLFPEGTRSKGEEMGEFKSGGLRLAIDSRVPIVPICISDSYKIMEVNKFGFSKADVSVKLGEPILLPAEGKIDSSALVEQIQNKIVELQNKKVVS, from the coding sequence ATGATTAGATCTATTTGGTGGTTCATTTTCTTCTTTAGTTATGTAATTTACAGCTTACCAAAACTAAAGAAAGTAAATAATTTAAGTAAAGATATACCTGTAGAAGAAAGAGATAAGCTTGTTCATGATACGCCTAAAAAATGGGCTAGAGCATTAGTTGAATTAACAAAATCAACAGTGACTGTTACTGGACAACATCACATCCCAAACGGTGCTGTACTTTTTGTAAGTAACCACCAAGGGAATTTTGACGTTCCAATTTTAATTGGGTATTTGGAAAAGCCTTTAGGTTTTATTTCAAAAGTAGAGGTTAAAAAGATTCCATTAATCCCAAGGTGGATGGAAGCCATGAATTGTGTATTTATAGATAGAAGTGATAGAAGAAAAGCTATACAATCCATTCGAGATGGGGCCCAACTATTAAAAAATGGTCATTCGTTAGTTCTTTTCCCAGAAGGTACAAGAAGTAAGGGAGAGGAAATGGGCGAATTTAAATCAGGTGGGCTTCGACTTGCAATTGATAGTAGAGTACCAATAGTGCCCATTTGTATTTCTGATTCTTATAAAATAATGGAAGTAAACAAATTCGGTTTCTCTAAAGCAGATGTTTCAGTCAAACTTGGCGAACCCATTTTACTTCCAGCAGAAGGTAAAATTGATAGCTCAGCTTTAGTTGAACAAATTCAAAACAAAATAGTTGAATTACAAAATAAAAAAGTCGTTTCTTAA
- a CDS encoding ABC transporter permease: MKHLLTNPMLNKEFKLRFRSFKSFVAIFFYLAILGLIALLFIYLQTSFESAGFFNPDNSRGMFTLIAFVQLALIFFMTPGLTASVISSEREKQTLNILLTTQQTSTSIILSKLFSSLSFLLLIVISSLPLYSIVFLFGGISPKLLFYTFMIYLITMITFGSIGVMFSTLIRKTMVAMICTYGVVFFLAAGTALLTVFSIGLIGSVGGEGTTNPIPYFIAMFNPFIIMTTNFTQEIHAEISRYSGIQLPIGVGFVLAFIFLTFGAIIVSIKNLRPNMRKYQK, from the coding sequence ATGAAACATCTCTTAACGAATCCAATGCTAAACAAAGAATTCAAACTAAGATTTAGAAGCTTCAAAAGCTTTGTAGCAATATTTTTCTACTTAGCGATACTCGGTTTAATTGCCTTACTTTTTATTTATCTACAAACTAGTTTTGAAAGTGCAGGCTTTTTTAATCCAGATAACAGTAGAGGGATGTTTACATTAATTGCATTCGTTCAGCTAGCATTAATCTTTTTTATGACTCCAGGTTTAACAGCTAGTGTTATTAGTAGTGAACGTGAAAAGCAAACATTAAACATTTTGTTAACGACCCAACAAACATCTACAAGTATCATATTGAGTAAGTTGTTTTCTTCTCTATCCTTTCTGTTGCTTATTGTCATCTCTTCTTTACCTTTATATAGTATTGTATTTTTGTTTGGTGGAATCTCACCTAAATTATTGTTTTACACTTTTATGATCTATCTTATAACAATGATAACTTTTGGTAGTATTGGCGTAATGTTTTCTACACTTATACGAAAAACAATGGTGGCGATGATTTGTACGTACGGAGTTGTTTTTTTCTTAGCCGCTGGAACAGCTTTGTTAACCGTATTCTCTATTGGTCTGATAGGAAGTGTAGGTGGGGAAGGGACCACAAATCCAATTCCATATTTTATTGCCATGTTTAATCCATTTATCATTATGACGACAAACTTCACACAAGAAATACATGCGGAAATTAGTCGTTATTCAGGCATTCAGTTACCGATCGGCGTAGGATTTGTATTGGCTTTTATTTTCCTAACCTTTGGAGCAATAATCGTTAGTATAAAGAACCTTCGTCCGAACATGAGGAAGTACCAAAAATAA
- a CDS encoding ABC transporter ATP-binding protein: MINIVNLTKTYGNIKALDSLNLSIEKGSVFGYVGHNGAGKSTTFSILATLLAPTSGTATINGYDVTKQPHEVRRHIGYMPDFFGVYDQLRADEYLDFYGASYGIPSSERDKLIPELLELVHLSNKKDSYVDLLSRGMKQRLCLARALIHNPEVLILDEPASGLDPRARIEMRGIMKNLKEMGKTIMISSHILPELAEMCDTIGVINGGKLVATGRVEEVHKRLQANKIFHVTVLNDIDGALKFFAGQSTISNVEEKEKNTIIFSFTGSEEEQVDMLHAALQHGLKILNFSQEATDLEDIFMEITKGVEE, from the coding sequence ATGATTAACATTGTGAATCTAACAAAAACATATGGTAACATTAAGGCTTTAGATTCTTTGAATTTGTCTATCGAAAAAGGTTCTGTTTTTGGTTATGTAGGTCATAACGGAGCTGGGAAATCGACAACTTTCTCAATTTTAGCGACGCTTTTAGCACCAACTAGTGGTACCGCAACAATAAACGGATACGATGTTACGAAACAACCGCATGAAGTAAGAAGACATATTGGCTATATGCCTGATTTTTTTGGGGTTTATGACCAATTAAGAGCAGATGAATATTTAGATTTTTATGGTGCCAGTTACGGCATTCCTTCTAGTGAGCGTGATAAATTAATACCAGAGCTATTAGAGTTAGTTCATTTATCCAACAAAAAAGATTCCTATGTTGATCTTCTTTCCCGAGGGATGAAACAAAGACTTTGTTTGGCTCGTGCGTTAATACACAATCCAGAAGTATTAATATTAGATGAACCAGCATCAGGCTTAGACCCACGAGCTAGAATTGAGATGCGTGGTATCATGAAGAATTTAAAGGAGATGGGCAAGACCATTATGATTAGTTCACACATTCTTCCGGAGTTAGCTGAAATGTGTGACACAATCGGTGTTATTAATGGTGGGAAACTTGTTGCAACAGGAAGAGTTGAGGAAGTTCATAAAAGATTACAAGCCAACAAAATCTTTCATGTAACTGTGCTGAATGATATAGATGGAGCATTGAAGTTTTTTGCCGGACAATCAACTATTTCTAACGTGGAAGAAAAAGAAAAAAACACGATTATCTTTAGCTTCACTGGTAGTGAGGAAGAACAAGTTGACATGCTCCATGCTGCACTACAACATGGGCTGAAAATATTAAACTTTAGTCAAGAAGCTACAGACTTAGAAGATATCTTTATGGAGATTACGAAAGGGGTGGAAGAATGA
- a CDS encoding MFS transporter, giving the protein MKMENLTILAISSTSFVLVLGNSLLIPILPEMRTDLLLTETEVSLIITIFSIVGAITIPFLGYLSDNISRKKIILVSLFLYGVGGLIAGVASLNVSSFTLEWLLVGRVLQGIGSAGTAPIALALTVDVFKKSEQVKVLGLIEATNSFGKVISPLLGALLAIFMWPLVFFSFPLFCAIIFVLIAFFVEEKKVVPKARQSFGNYVSGLKGVMNQQGKWILVSYVAGGTCLFLIFGMLFYITEFLEARYNTHGVINGLLLSFPLLFLTLGSYFIGMRMEKIKINRVDIVIFNFIICSLLFLVLPFITSLGLFFAIVSIISGSIGCILPCINAIIATNSDSSSRGFVTSIYGSVRFIGIALGPLVFAQFMIERNFILFFSLAVWTVIVALSSYYFIKKSSYENEEQLQPE; this is encoded by the coding sequence ATGAAGATGGAAAACTTAACAATCTTAGCTATTTCCTCTACTTCATTTGTACTCGTATTAGGAAATTCTCTCTTAATTCCGATCCTCCCTGAAATGAGAACAGATTTATTATTAACCGAGACAGAAGTAAGTCTAATCATAACGATTTTTTCTATTGTTGGGGCCATTACTATTCCTTTTTTAGGTTACTTGTCGGATAATATTTCACGAAAAAAAATAATCTTAGTTTCCTTATTCTTGTATGGTGTTGGTGGCTTAATAGCTGGTGTGGCTAGTTTAAATGTATCTTCTTTTACACTGGAGTGGTTATTGGTTGGTAGAGTGTTACAAGGTATTGGTTCTGCAGGTACTGCTCCTATTGCTCTTGCATTGACTGTAGATGTTTTCAAAAAATCAGAGCAAGTAAAAGTATTAGGGTTAATAGAAGCAACAAATAGTTTTGGTAAAGTCATTTCCCCACTACTTGGAGCGTTGCTTGCCATCTTTATGTGGCCATTAGTGTTTTTTTCTTTTCCGTTGTTTTGTGCCATTATTTTTGTTCTTATTGCCTTTTTTGTAGAGGAAAAGAAAGTGGTTCCAAAAGCAAGGCAAAGTTTCGGAAATTATGTTAGCGGTCTTAAAGGAGTAATGAATCAACAAGGAAAATGGATTCTTGTTAGCTATGTAGCTGGTGGAACGTGCTTATTTCTTATATTTGGAATGCTCTTTTACATAACGGAGTTTTTAGAGGCAAGATATAATACACACGGAGTCATCAATGGACTCTTATTATCTTTTCCATTACTCTTTTTAACGCTCGGTTCCTATTTTATTGGAATGAGAATGGAGAAAATTAAAATCAATAGAGTAGATATTGTGATTTTTAATTTTATTATTTGTTCTCTACTATTTCTAGTTTTACCTTTCATTACGTCATTAGGACTCTTTTTTGCCATAGTGTCCATCATTAGTGGCTCGATCGGTTGTATTCTACCTTGTATTAACGCCATCATTGCTACTAACTCGGATTCATCTTCTCGAGGTTTTGTAACTAGCATATATGGTTCTGTCCGTTTCATTGGTATTGCCCTTGGACCTTTAGTCTTTGCACAATTTATGATTGAACGAAACTTCATACTATTCTTCTCTTTAGCAGTATGGACAGTAATAGTTGCTTTAAGCTCCTATTACTTCATAAAAAAATCTTCGTACGAGAACGAAGAACAACTGCAACCGGAATAA
- a CDS encoding spore germination protein, with amino-acid sequence MEQQVTLSNINSDELINLCKKNLQNSEDLLFHKMVFKDNKKLVIIYYNPMVNTSDLNQFVLTPLLEYEDKLLPNIKQLKEHLPLINTVMESDISNITKELIAGHAIVFIEQEDSLLYIDVSKRAERGLDKAETESLVFGPKISFTESLSTNITIIRQIIVRDDLCIDNERVGKKNETELRLVYIKELVDSETVDILKEKIRSLEVDDVFETSILAQLIEDNSYSIFPQFIQTELPDRVTYNLNRGMIAIFVDRSPMVLTGPASLFSFFESTEDLYMRWNMGSFIRILRYMTMFLSVLLTPAYVATITYHYEMIPSALLVSLGESRSKVPFSPIFEAFLLEIMIELLREAGARLPTKVGQTMGIVGGIVLGTAAVEAGFTSNILIIVVALSALGSFTAPSYLMGTAIRVIRFPILILAGLWGGIGITVGLAFILLHLIRLTSVGMPYLLPAYPLKISGLANTIVRLPRHLLSKNPSKKSIFTIKSIKENYSKDIDE; translated from the coding sequence ATGGAACAGCAAGTAACATTATCAAATATAAATTCAGATGAACTTATTAATCTTTGTAAGAAAAACTTACAAAATAGTGAAGATTTATTATTTCACAAAATGGTTTTTAAAGACAATAAAAAACTAGTCATAATATACTACAATCCGATGGTGAACACTTCTGATTTAAATCAGTTTGTGCTTACACCATTATTAGAATATGAAGATAAACTATTACCGAATATAAAACAATTAAAAGAACATCTTCCTTTAATTAATACAGTAATGGAAAGTGACATAAGTAATATTACAAAAGAATTGATTGCTGGTCATGCAATCGTCTTCATCGAACAAGAAGATTCTTTACTTTATATCGATGTTTCTAAAAGAGCGGAACGAGGACTAGATAAAGCGGAAACTGAATCATTAGTCTTCGGCCCGAAGATATCTTTTACGGAATCTTTAAGTACAAACATCACTATTATCAGGCAAATCATCGTGAGAGACGATTTATGTATTGATAACGAAAGAGTAGGCAAGAAGAATGAAACGGAACTTAGGCTAGTTTACATAAAAGAGCTAGTAGATTCGGAGACAGTTGACATATTAAAAGAAAAAATTCGCAGTTTGGAAGTAGATGACGTTTTTGAAACATCGATACTAGCTCAATTAATTGAAGATAATAGTTATTCCATATTCCCACAGTTTATACAAACGGAATTACCAGATAGAGTTACATATAATTTAAATCGTGGAATGATCGCTATTTTTGTTGACCGGAGTCCGATGGTTCTTACTGGACCTGCAAGTCTATTTAGTTTTTTTGAATCAACAGAAGATCTATATATGAGATGGAACATGGGAAGCTTCATTCGTATTCTTCGCTATATGACCATGTTTTTGTCAGTACTACTTACTCCGGCCTATGTTGCGACAATTACGTATCATTACGAAATGATTCCTTCTGCTCTATTAGTTTCCTTAGGTGAGTCGCGTTCCAAAGTTCCTTTTTCGCCCATATTTGAAGCGTTTCTATTAGAGATAATGATTGAGCTCTTAAGAGAAGCAGGAGCAAGACTTCCAACAAAGGTCGGACAAACAATGGGTATTGTTGGTGGTATCGTATTAGGAACGGCTGCTGTGGAAGCTGGGTTTACGAGTAATATATTAATTATCGTTGTTGCTCTTAGTGCACTAGGTTCATTTACGGCACCGAGTTATTTAATGGGGACTGCCATTCGTGTAATACGATTCCCTATTTTAATTTTGGCAGGACTTTGGGGTGGCATAGGTATAACAGTTGGTTTAGCCTTTATATTACTGCACTTAATTCGATTAACAAGTGTGGGAATGCCATATTTACTTCCTGCCTATCCTTTAAAAATTTCAGGGCTAGCGAATACAATTGTAAGATTGCCTCGACATTTGTTAAGTAAAAATCCAAGTAAAAAAAGTATTTTCACTATCAAATCCATTAAAGAAAATTATTCAAAAGATATTGACGAGTAG
- a CDS encoding GerAB/ArcD/ProY family transporter: MNTTNIKKQYLLFPAYLTFFIVHTTQMGVGVTGYQRVIFMESKQDAWISLLIMYFVMNTVMFMICYILKSYKDKDLFDIHKALFGKWFGGAINLVFITYLLAGFLAIILAYTEIVQAWVFPQMGSWVIASIILLLTIYGVFGGIRTVVGVCFLGFFLAIWLVFIITEPMKYMDLTFFHPILESSPKELVMGAYKASFTVLGFESLFFVYPFIKNKEKVPFYAHLAVGFTAFLLVLIMIVSIGYFSGEQLELTIWATLSMFKIIHFPNLERFEFVTVSVWLIVILPNILIIMWSATRGLKKTFGVKQKFLVVICSAMIFIISLFFRKRVFINEYIDMVGQIGFGIVFGYSTLLFIIVFLSNVRKKVGEKNGA; the protein is encoded by the coding sequence TTGAACACTACCAATATAAAAAAACAATATTTATTATTTCCTGCCTATTTGACGTTTTTCATTGTGCATACGACTCAAATGGGAGTTGGAGTAACTGGTTATCAACGTGTCATTTTCATGGAGTCTAAACAGGATGCTTGGATTTCCTTGCTTATTATGTATTTCGTTATGAATACCGTTATGTTTATGATTTGTTATATTTTGAAAAGTTATAAAGATAAAGATTTATTTGATATTCATAAAGCTTTATTTGGAAAATGGTTCGGAGGAGCTATAAATCTTGTCTTTATTACGTATTTATTGGCTGGATTTTTGGCCATCATTTTGGCCTATACAGAAATTGTACAAGCATGGGTGTTCCCGCAGATGGGTTCATGGGTGATTGCCTCAATCATACTACTACTAACCATTTACGGGGTATTCGGTGGCATAAGGACAGTTGTAGGTGTTTGTTTTTTAGGATTTTTTCTTGCCATTTGGTTAGTTTTTATTATTACAGAACCTATGAAATATATGGATCTTACCTTTTTTCATCCCATTTTAGAATCTAGTCCAAAAGAGTTGGTGATGGGTGCTTACAAAGCATCGTTTACTGTGTTGGGGTTTGAATCACTATTTTTCGTTTATCCCTTTATAAAAAACAAAGAAAAAGTTCCCTTTTATGCTCATCTTGCAGTCGGTTTCACTGCTTTTCTTTTAGTTTTGATCATGATTGTATCGATAGGATATTTTAGCGGGGAACAACTTGAACTAACGATATGGGCAACTTTATCCATGTTTAAAATTATTCACTTTCCGAATTTAGAGAGATTTGAGTTTGTTACAGTATCTGTTTGGTTGATTGTCATTTTACCAAATATACTCATTATCATGTGGTCAGCAACACGTGGGTTAAAGAAAACATTTGGTGTAAAACAAAAATTCCTTGTTGTCATTTGCAGTGCAATGATTTTCATTATATCCCTGTTCTTTCGTAAAAGAGTATTTATAAATGAATACATCGATATGGTAGGTCAAATCGGATTTGGGATAGTATTTGGCTATTCAACATTACTTTTTATTATTGTTTTTCTTTCCAATGTTAGAAAAAAAGTTGGTGAAAAAAATGGGGCATAA
- a CDS encoding DegV family protein, with translation MTVVKIVTDSTIDIDRSILDDLNVEVVPLSITIDGTSYLDRVDISASEFMKKMSESKDLPKSSQPAVGDFVEVYNRLGADGSKVISIHMTGGMSGTVGSAESAAKISESDVTVIDSRFISFALSFQVVEAAKMAKEGKTVEEIVARLDVIRSNTELFIVVDTLDNLVKGGRIGRGKALIGSLLNIKPIASLEDGVYTPVTKVRSHSQLVKFLTKRFAEDTSGKVIKAVGIAQADAAKLANTLKDSLTNVSGFNEIGIVDTTPVIATHTGPGAIALMYYSE, from the coding sequence ATGACGGTTGTAAAAATAGTAACAGATTCAACTATAGACATTGATCGATCTATACTTGATGATTTAAACGTTGAAGTAGTACCACTATCTATCACAATTGATGGAACTTCTTATTTAGACAGAGTAGATATTTCTGCTTCAGAATTTATGAAAAAAATGAGCGAGTCAAAAGACTTACCAAAAAGCTCTCAACCTGCAGTAGGAGATTTTGTAGAAGTATACAATCGCTTAGGAGCAGATGGAAGTAAAGTTATTTCAATTCACATGACTGGTGGAATGAGTGGTACTGTCGGCTCAGCTGAAAGTGCTGCAAAAATTTCTGAATCAGATGTAACTGTAATTGATTCTCGATTTATCTCTTTTGCCCTTTCTTTTCAAGTAGTGGAAGCAGCAAAGATGGCAAAAGAAGGAAAGACTGTTGAGGAAATTGTAGCTCGATTAGATGTAATTAGATCGAATACTGAGTTATTTATCGTTGTAGATACGTTGGACAACCTTGTAAAAGGGGGACGCATTGGTCGTGGTAAAGCACTAATTGGTTCTTTACTTAACATTAAGCCAATTGCCTCTCTAGAAGATGGAGTATACACACCTGTTACAAAAGTGAGAAGTCACTCACAGTTAGTAAAATTCTTAACTAAACGATTTGCTGAAGATACTTCCGGTAAAGTAATTAAGGCCGTTGGAATTGCACAAGCTGACGCAGCTAAATTAGCAAATACACTAAAAGACTCTTTAACAAACGTATCAGGATTTAACGAAATTGGCATTGTTGATACTACTCCAGTAATTGCAACCCACACAGGTCCTGGTGCTATAGCATTAATGTACTATAGCGAATAA
- a CDS encoding DUF2535 family protein: protein MLWKSLEFTNEVGQKVKVIEIPVLEDDSTYHFMLNWRLQQFLLKVNTDSKPKQHYSFKEYLKEVLKWPDYCSIFKEDVLKYNA, encoded by the coding sequence TTGCTATGGAAAAGCCTAGAGTTCACAAATGAAGTTGGACAGAAGGTAAAAGTCATTGAAATTCCAGTATTGGAGGACGATAGCACTTATCACTTTATGTTGAATTGGCGCTTACAACAATTCTTACTAAAAGTAAACACCGATTCTAAACCGAAACAACATTACTCATTTAAAGAATATTTAAAAGAAGTATTAAAGTGGCCTGATTATTGCTCTATTTTCAAAGAAGATGTATTGAAATATAATGCATAA
- a CDS encoding nucleoside hydrolase — protein sequence MSKNVLFFGDFGIDDIMALIYAYYEVGINTVGIVAEYGNVSKFQAMRNALYLRDITGRDDIPIVGGAERSSLGTTPTFYPEIHGPEGFGGFIPQFEGESPEELFENFHVIYDIIEQYEGDLAIVNTGRLTSLATSFILYPETMQKVKEIYIMGGAFNFPGNVTPVAEANIWGDPYASNVVFTYAKNLTIIPLNVTQRAVLTPEMVNKIDKAANEVDNKIGKIIKPMMDFYYQFYKAQIPTIKGAPLHDLLALWATINNESFTYVNRPVKVIVSLGDAFGQTVGDLRELIQLAPYPNHNFAIDFDYDTFIARVLHVLTNDMLHPNSND from the coding sequence ATGTCTAAAAATGTTTTATTCTTTGGTGATTTTGGAATTGATGACATAATGGCTTTAATTTATGCTTATTATGAAGTCGGAATAAACACTGTAGGCATCGTAGCTGAGTACGGAAATGTATCAAAATTTCAAGCAATGAGGAATGCATTATATCTGCGTGATATAACTGGTAGAGACGATATTCCCATTGTCGGTGGTGCAGAACGATCAAGTTTAGGAACAACCCCAACCTTTTATCCGGAAATTCATGGACCTGAAGGATTTGGTGGTTTTATTCCTCAATTTGAAGGTGAATCTCCAGAAGAATTATTTGAAAATTTTCACGTTATTTATGACATTATTGAGCAGTATGAAGGGGATTTAGCTATCGTTAATACTGGAAGATTAACTTCCCTAGCAACTTCATTTATTTTATATCCCGAAACAATGCAAAAAGTTAAAGAAATATATATTATGGGAGGAGCCTTTAATTTTCCTGGTAATGTCACACCTGTCGCAGAAGCAAATATTTGGGGTGACCCTTATGCGTCAAACGTAGTATTTACGTACGCAAAAAATTTAACGATTATTCCGTTAAATGTGACTCAAAGGGCAGTTTTAACACCTGAAATGGTAAATAAAATTGATAAGGCGGCAAACGAAGTAGATAACAAAATAGGAAAAATCATCAAACCGATGATGGATTTTTATTATCAATTTTATAAAGCACAAATACCAACAATAAAAGGAGCACCACTTCACGACTTACTTGCTTTATGGGCAACTATTAATAACGAATCGTTCACATATGTGAATCGCCCAGTTAAAGTAATCGTTAGTTTAGGAGATGCTTTCGGTCAGACTGTAGGGGACTTAAGAGAATTGATTCAACTAGCTCCTTACCCTAATCATAACTTTGCTATCGACTTTGACTATGATACATTTATCGCTAGAGTTCTGCATGTGCTAACAAACGATATGCTTCATCCAAACTCAAACGACTAA
- a CDS encoding Ger(x)C family spore germination protein, with translation MGHKCKSILLLLGCCFLMTACLESRNLEELGLVTVAGYDKEEDLLRGTIVYYEFDPLHPNNTKLVSSVARTAKGIRQQENFSSSRRLLAGQVRAIIFGKELAEQGMIQYIDTLGRDAEIGTMVYMAVSETSAYDLLTSAQQSRDITNAGTYLYELIRQNVETESLLSPTLHEFMQCYYSEGRDATVPMLSFSQGTMYVKGLALFQDDRVVGSISTNELFYLKLIKDPFKSGNVELEMPKEDLQKFIKPGEETNDERMYLSLEHLRSNVKVKLVEEAVPSFEVTIKIDTRILEISENYDIGKPEGVKLLEKEISKDIAKHTEEIIYKLQEMNSDPIGFGNVYRARVGYKKFDKEQWRELYPNAIFTVKVDSNILRTGVMD, from the coding sequence ATGGGGCATAAATGTAAAAGCATTCTTCTACTATTAGGCTGTTGTTTTCTAATGACTGCGTGTTTAGAGTCTAGAAACTTAGAAGAATTGGGCTTAGTAACAGTAGCGGGATACGACAAGGAAGAAGATTTATTAAGAGGTACGATTGTATATTACGAATTTGATCCACTTCATCCAAATAACACAAAGCTTGTTTCTTCTGTTGCTCGTACTGCAAAAGGTATTAGACAGCAAGAAAACTTTTCTTCAAGTAGAAGATTGTTGGCAGGACAAGTTCGTGCAATTATATTTGGAAAAGAACTAGCGGAACAAGGCATGATTCAGTATATTGATACATTAGGAAGAGATGCCGAAATAGGAACAATGGTATATATGGCTGTTAGTGAAACATCTGCATACGATTTACTCACTTCCGCTCAACAATCAAGAGATATAACAAACGCAGGAACATACTTATATGAACTCATCAGGCAAAATGTAGAAACAGAATCACTTCTTTCACCAACTTTACATGAATTTATGCAATGTTATTACAGCGAAGGAAGAGATGCTACTGTACCAATGCTTTCCTTTTCTCAAGGAACGATGTACGTAAAAGGCCTTGCATTGTTTCAAGATGACAGAGTGGTAGGATCGATATCGACAAATGAGTTATTTTATCTAAAGCTAATAAAAGACCCTTTTAAGTCAGGTAATGTTGAATTAGAAATGCCAAAAGAAGACCTACAAAAATTCATCAAACCAGGTGAAGAAACTAATGATGAAAGAATGTACTTATCATTAGAACACTTAAGAAGTAATGTAAAAGTAAAATTGGTTGAAGAAGCAGTTCCTAGTTTTGAAGTTACCATAAAAATAGATACACGTATTCTGGAAATATCAGAAAACTATGATATCGGAAAACCAGAAGGTGTAAAACTTTTGGAAAAGGAAATTAGCAAAGATATTGCAAAACATACAGAAGAAATTATTTATAAACTTCAGGAAATGAATTCTGATCCAATAGGATTTGGTAACGTTTATCGAGCTAGAGTAGGTTATAAAAAGTTTGATAAAGAACAATGGAGAGAGCTATACCCGAATGCAATCTTTACAGTTAAAGTTGACTCAAATATTCTTCGTACAGGTGTAATGGATTAA